CTACCGTCGTATGCTAAAGTTCTTGACTTCAACATGAATGGATATTGGAACTTGTTACCAACTTCCGATAACGTTTCGATGTTATTTTCCTTAACATCAATAGATTCAGTAACATCAATTCCGTGTTCAATCAAGTGTTCTTTCTGCGAATATTTATCTTGGATCATCTTGATGGTCTCTGGCAATGGGTAGATCTCGACaccatatttatttttagcTTCTTGTAATGCGTGGGCATCAACATGTTCTATTTCTACTGTTAAAATATCACATTTTCTGGCTAATTCCATGATAGACTTTGCGTCTGAAAATGAACCGTTAACATGTTCATCCAATGCATTAATCTGCTTAGCTGGTGAGTTAGGCGCATCTAAGATAATGGttttaatattcaatctATGTGCTGCTTCAACAATCATACGACCTAATTGGCCACCACCTAATATACCTATAGTTTTTCCGTCCATATTCGGTTGTTATAGAGTTTGCTTTATACTTATTTCTAGTATTAGATAGAAAAAACCATCCAAGCAATATTTAATCCATCTCTCAGATAATCGCTAATTAACCCGAGtcattgaaaaaatcaCTCAATTTTGTGTTACATAGATATAGTATAGATTTATCATAAAAATACATACATAGATAGTAGAAGCAAATACATAAAGATACTACGTAAGATTGAAAAGTTAGTTAAATTGGGATTCATCCAAATTAATGTtcataaattcattttcgGAGAAAAGAGCTCCTCCGAATTGATTTGACTGGCTATCCTTCGATACCGTCATGAGATTCGTGTTTACCGAAGGATGAAGCATATTTTGAAAGGGTTGACTTTGTTGATCTTGATGGTGCTGCAAGGTTTCAAACTTCTGTTGGACCGAAAGTTGTGGTTTTGTCTCAAAATCATGGTCGTCCAATATGCTTGATACAGTTGGAGGCATTGTAGCCGTAGATGTAGTGGTAGTGCTGTCCAATGATACCGGATGATAATCAACGGCCAGCGGTTGAATATCAGCAATTGTTTGCGTGGGTAATATCAATTTAGTTACCGAAGTGGTGGCATCTTTGAAATGATCCACTTTGGCGAATTCCCATAACGATACCGATTTAATTTTCAGTTTTAAAACCAAGTTTGAATCACCACTAGATTCGTAAATGATCTGCTTAATGGTTATTCCCTTGAATGCCATATTAACTTCCATTGGGTTGGGGTTGTTGATCAACTTGGAAATAAAAAACTTCCAAAATTTGGGCAAAAATGGTTGGTTTTCGTTAGCCTTGACGTTTATATCGTTGAACTTCAACACCTCATTACCAAACGAATATATACAAGTGAAGATTGAATAATCCGATTGATAGGAATCCAGAAGGAAGTAATTGGTTTGAAGGCCGTCGATCGTATAATTTTTGGGTAAATGGGGCAAGTGTATTTTAACCATATTATGAAGAATGGGAATATCGGTGTTTTGGAATTCGTTTAAACCTGGAAATCTATTCGATATTTTAGCGTTTTCCCTTATCTTCAAgcttttcaaatcattggAATTTTGAAACGTTAAGACGATTGGGTTCCCACCGACAACATCGTTAATAAGCATATAGAAGTTTTCTACTTTAATAATCTGATTCGTTCTCGGTTTTTTAGTGGGTATGGTAGAAGAACTGGTTGACTCTTTACGCTTCTTCACGTCAGTTATGCCTAACGACTTATCCAAGTTGATCTTGGAAAAGATCTCTTCGAATCTCTTCTCGTTTCGTTCCTTCTCCTGCTCAGTCTCAAAGCTTGGGCCCTCgtttatcaatttaataatatcgGGCTTTTGGGCCAAGTTTTTAATCACTTGTATGTGACTGGAGACTTGTTTTCTACTTCTAAATTTGCCagttttattcaaaatataatcCGAAACTAATTCATTTCTACCACAGGACCGACCACTGATTTTAATCTTGTTGGAGCTCTTTTTGGGAATAATGGCCAAAATTTCCTCAAACGCCATTTCGACATCGTCCGACCAAATATCTGTGCTGGAAGCTCTGTCTGTCTCATTTTGAAACTCATAGTTATCTTCGACATTACCAGTGAATATATTCAAGTCGCCTGTTCTTTTGGTGGCAGATTCCGGCTGTGCGAAGCTTCCCAACTCGTTCTCCTCGTCCTCATCCTTCACTTTCTTCTGGTTGAGCGTACTGGGCGACACGATTCCGAGTATCTTGCGTATCGGAGTCTTCTCTGTCTCATTGCAGGAAAAATTGGTCGAAATGGGCATCTCTTTCCGTACATGTCTTGACGACTCGTGTACCTGGTAGAGTTGCTGTCCATCATCATCTAACGCAATATCCACAATCATAGGCAACTTCTTGTTGGTTCGGCCCGTTCTGTTGGGTGTTTGTGTTGGTGTATGTGACATTTCAAGGAGTGACTGAAGTTaattagaatattttacACGTTGAGTTGGATAATAAAGGAGTGAATGTGTGCAACGGTAATCttatctttttcttatAATATTGACCTTCTCAGACCTAGTATAATCGGGTCTGAAATATCTCTGGACCAATTGAACGGTAATAAATgtttaaaattattaaatgagTGTTTTTACCTTAGGTCAATTTATCTTCGAAGTCCAGATTTCGCCTACTCTTGATTATCAGCCTCTGCTATTTtgtcaataaaatttatcgTGTATTCGTGTTTtctatttttgtttataaGCCTCACgcaatatttttttttctgaGTCGTCTCTGTGTCTAGTTCCCCTGAATGTGAATACAATACGAAGTCGTCTAATATACAGCGTAGGAATAGCCAGCACTATATGTAGTAAGCGTATATAGACctttatataattacaGACATGAACGAAAAAAATTAGGCGAATTGGGACGAATTGGAACCAGAAAGAACCAGAGATGATTGTTCATTTAAGGCACATGCATTTAAGCGTTCTAGAGTATGATGAGGTTCAATAAGACGCCTGTTAATGCTGTTTCAACAGCCATGTCACTAGTTGCCGGtaataaaattatgtaACAAAACATTATCGTTTTCCGAGGCTTCTTCGACCTCACTGAGGTCGTTAAGGTCGATGACTTGTTTTGGATCGTAATCGGAGAACTTTAGGGTGGAGCCATTAACTTCGACAAACGGAACTTTAAGGGTGCCGTTGTTGTAGTCGTTCTGCATTgccttttcaatttcagcGAGATGAGGCAACGAGTTGCGGTGGCCTTTGTAGATTCGCTTCATTACGCGGATAATATTATTCGTGGATTTGTTTTCTCTGATTACCATGTGATAGAAGTCGGAGACATCAGTATTAAATTGCTCGATTGAGGTGTACTCGTAGGTGTCAATGTTGTGTTTGATTTGGCTCCAGGTCAAATGGGCACCTGCTTTTGATCGGTAGTTGATCAAGAGGTGATTGGCGTCGAGCTTGTCGAGCTTCGAGAACTGGACGTCGAGAAGGCGTTTTATGGGGAAGTAAACGGTGTCAACCATGACAATGTCCAAATCGGAAGCCTGCTTACTCATCTCTTGTCGTGAGAGGTTGCTGGACGTAAGTCCAATAACCTTATCAAGATCACTCATGAGGATATTGGCGACTTCGATCTTattgttgatttcttcGTAATTGCTATTACCGTAGACGATAGAAGACGTGGCGATCatgttattattttttctGATTAAGGTGGCTCCTTTCTTTGATTCCCTTTTCAAGCACCAGTAGCGACAGATTTCGTTGCTCATGTCTCGGATTTCTTGTAATATTTGCTCTCGGCTTCTATTGGGCTTGTAGCCAAGATCCTTCAACATGGCTACTTTGGCCAGCTGAGCAATGCTTGGCTGACTATCAACCTTCAAGCTGATTAATGTAGCAAATAGTCTATCGCTGAGAAGTTTAGGAGGGATCGGTGTATTGTTTTCTGTTTTCCATTTGAATATGTTTAATTTATTGGCTTTCTTCTGATTTTTCGTCAACCTTGCATTCTGGTCGTTCAATATGGTAATATCTCTATAGAACAACCTTGTTTTATTGATGCCTTTGATGCATTCATATTGATCCCAATCTGATGGAGAGTGCTTGTCACAAAATGATTTTAAAGTGGTTTTGTTATTTATAGCACCTTGTATACCTTTCGTTAAATTCATATAGAGACCCGCCCTTTTTGCACATGTTACATGATAAGCCTGGAAGCAACTTCTATTACAACACTGAATACAAGCTCCAACCTTTTGCTTACATATATAACATGTCAATTTCCACCTGCTTTTTGGAATTAAGTCAACCCCTTCAATTGGTTCCATGTAGATGGGGTTAGCAAAGTACAATTCGTTAATCCATAATGCGCAAATGACATGACTCCATAAACTATTATCCAATTGCTTAAAAGCCCCTGTTTTACTGGGACAGAATACGCAATCTATCTCTCTGTTTTTGTTGATCATACATTTACGACACAACCATTGACCTTCAGGGATGAATGCAATACCATAACATTCTTGATGCACCGCAATATCACAACCATCGCAAAATACTATAGCGTTAGAGTTATCACAGTCACTGTCGTTGCAGACCGCACAATTCTGTTCTACCACAGACCCTACCACAATCCCATCATCGTTACCGTATTTGTTATTATCCAACCCTTCGTCTAAAGTTAATAGCCTATTATTCTCATCTTCGGTGGAAGAAATGGACGACATTTGTATCTCCAAACTATCCCATTCATTCTCAAGGATTGTGATTAAGATCTCAAACACCTCTGGAGTCAACTTGATCGTATTTTTGGTCTGATCGTTTCTATGCTGTAAATATAAGTTGTCCTGTTCATCCATATCATATTCAACctgattttttttctttataatcATATCTTctattttttcattttcattcaacGAGAACGGCCGTATGTAAGTTGACGATGGGACCTTATGACTAGCTCTATTAGGTTCTTGAAACCCATAGTCCGTGACAATTTTActgaatttgatattttgatctCCGTCATCAGACTTGGAAGT
This is a stretch of genomic DNA from Debaryomyces hansenii CBS767 chromosome G complete sequence. It encodes these proteins:
- a CDS encoding DEHA2G13816p (weakly similar to uniprot|Q12311 Saccharomyces cerevisiae YPR031w NTO1 Component of the histone acetyltransferase complex) produces the protein METPGNGRSLIDPNYSSVTFFDNSKPREERNFKEIYPDLEESNQLKVFVLDNQNDQNNEVHDERAAINNLDLKKPSFRVTSKSDDGDQNIKFSKIVTDYGFQEPNRASHKVPSSTYIRPFSLNENEKIEDMIIKKKNQVEYDMDEQDNLYLQHRNDQTKNTIKLTPEVFEILITILENEWDSLEIQMSSISSTEDENNRLLTLDEGLDNNKYGNDDGIVVGSVVEQNCAVCNDSDCDNSNAIVFCDGCDIAVHQECYGIAFIPEGQWLCRKCMINKNREIDCVFCPSKTGAFKQLDNSLWSHVICALWINELYFANPIYMEPIEGVDLIPKSRWKLTCYICKQKVGACIQCCNRSCFQAYHVTCAKRAGLYMNLTKGIQGAINNKTTLKSFCDKHSPSDWDQYECIKGINKTRLFYRDITILNDQNARLTKNQKKANKLNIFKWKTENNTPIPPKLLSDRLFATLISLKVDSQPSIAQSAKVAMLKDLGYKPNRSREQILQEIRDMSNEICRYWCLKRESKKGATLIRKNNNMIATSSIVYGNSNYEEINNKIEVANILMSDLDKVIGLTSSNLSRQEMSKQASDLDIVMVDTVYFPIKRLLDVQFSKLDKLDANHLLINYRSKAGAHLTWSQIKHNIDTYEYTSIEQFNTDVSDFYHMVIRENKSTNNIIRVMKRIYKGHRNSLPHLAEIEKAMQNDYNNGTLKVPFVEVNGSTLKFSDYDPKQVIDLNDLSEVEEASENDNVLLHNFITGN
- a CDS encoding DEHA2G13794p (similar to CA6138|IPF4351 Candida albicans IPF4351 unknown function) — its product is MSHTPTQTPNRTGRTNKKLPMIVDIALDDDGQQLYQVHESSRHVRKEMPISTNFSCNETEKTPIRKILGIVSPSTLNQKKVKDEDEENELGSFAQPESATKRTGDLNIFTGNVEDNYEFQNETDRASSTDIWSDDVEMAFEEILAIIPKKSSNKIKISGRSCGRNELVSDYILNKTGKFRSRKQVSSHIQVIKNLAQKPDIIKLINEGPSFETEQEKERNEKRFEEIFSKINLDKSLGITDVKKRKESTSSSTIPTKKPRTNQIIKVENFYMLINDVVGGNPIVLTFQNSNDLKSLKIRENAKISNRFPGLNEFQNTDIPILHNMVKIHLPHLPKNYTIDGLQTNYFLSDSYQSDYSIFTCIYSFGNEVLKFNDINVKANENQPFLPKFWKFFISKLINNPNPMEVNMAFKGITIKQIIYESSGDSNLVLKSKIKSVSLWEFAKVDHFKDATTSVTKLILPTQTIADIQPSAVDYHPVSLDSTTTTSTATMPPTVSSILDDHDFETKPQLSVQQKFETLQHHQDQQSQPFQNMLHPSVNTNLMTVSKDSQSNQFGGALFSENEFMNINLDESQFN